In Mustela nigripes isolate SB6536 chromosome 9, MUSNIG.SB6536, whole genome shotgun sequence, the sequence GCGCGCGCgcgccccagccccgcccccagacGCCGCACCCACGTGACCCTTCGCCTCCGGCCGGGCTGTGAGGGGAGGGCTTCTCGTCACGTGACGGCGGGCGAGGCCAAGATGGCGACGCCCAGAGAGGTGGGGACCGCGGGGCGAGAGCTGCCGGGGCTGTGAAGGGAGCAGCGGAGTGGCAACGTCTACGTCCTAGGTGCGAGGCGGCGGAGCATATCTGAGCGCCAGTTCCGAAGCCTCAGAAAGTGGCTTGCCTACAGTGGAGCTTCCCTCCTCCCAGCTGGAGAACGATAAGAGAAGGTGCTGGCTGTGTGAAACTGCCGCTGTAGGCTTGGCAGAGCTCGAGGGACCCAGAGGCCAAGGCATCGCTAGTCACCCCGGTTTCTCCGGGGCTCCAGGTCAAGAGACATGACTCGAGTGCACGCTCCCCCGGCGTCGGCGACCGGGGCTCCGCTGAGCGGGTCGGTGCTGGCGGAGTCAGCAGTAGTGTTCGCAGTGGTGCTAAGCATCCACGCAACCGTGTGGGACCGATACTCGTGGTGCGCCGTGGCTCTCGCAGTGCAGGCTTTCTACGTCCAGTACAAGTGGGACCGGCTGCTACAGCAGGGAAGCGCTGTCTTCCAGTTCCGCATGTCCGCCAACAGTGGTCTGCTGCCGGCATCAATGGTCATGCCTTTGCTGGGACTGGTCATGAAGGAGCGTTGCCAGTCTGTGGGGAACCCATACTTTGAGCGCTTTGGAATTGTGGTGGCAGCTACTGGCATGGCAGTGGCCCTCTTCTCTTCGGTGTTGGCCCTGGGCATCACTCGCCCAGTGCCCACCAACACTTGTGTCATCTCAGGCTTGGCTGGAGGTGTCATCATTTATATCATGAAGCACTCACTCAGTGTGGGCGAGGTGATCGAGGTCCTGGAGGTCCTGCTGATCTTCGTCTACCTCAACATGATCCTGCTGTACCTGCTGCCCCGCTGCTTTACCCCTGGGGAGGCACTGCTTGTTTTGGGTGGCATCAGCTTTATGCTCAACCAGCTCATCAAGCGCTCTCTGACTGTGGTGGAAAGCCAGGGAGACCCAGTGGATTTCTTCCTGCTGGTGGTAGTGGTCGGGATGGTGCTGGTGGGCATCTTCTTCAGCACCCTCTTTGTCTTCATGGACTCAGGTACCTGGGCTTCCTCCATCTTCTTCCACCTCATGACCTGTGTGCTGGGCCTTGGCGTGGTCCTCCCCTGGCTGCACCGGCTCATCCGCAAGAACCCCCTGCTCTGGCTTCTACAGTTCCTCTTCCAGACAGAGACCCGCGTCTACCTCCTAGTCTACTGGTCTCTGCTGGCCATTTTAGCCTGCCTGGTGGTACTTTACCAGAATGCCAAGCGGTCATCTTCTGAGTCCAAGAAGCACCAGGCCCCCACCATTACCCGAAAGTATTTCCACTTCATTGTGGTGGCCACCTACATCCCGGGTATCATCTTTGACCGGACACTGCTCTATGTAGCTGCCACCATATGTCTGGCAGTCTTCATCTTCCTGGAGTACGTGCGCTATTTCCGCATCAAGCCCCTGGGCCACACTCTGAGGAGCCTCCTGTCCCTTTTCCTAGATGAACGAGACAGTGGACCACTCATCCTGACACACATTTACCTGCTCCTGGGCATGTCTCTTCCCATCTGGCTAGTGCCCAGACCCTGCACACAGAAGGGCAGCTTGGGGGGAGCAAGGGCCCTAGTACCCTATGCAGGGGTCCTGGCTGTGGGTGTGGGCGACACTGTGGCCTCCATCTTTGGCAGCACCATGGGGGAAATCCACTGGCCTGGAACCAAAAAGACTTTTGAGGGGACCATGACCTCTATATTTGCCCAGATCATTTCTGTAGCTCTGATTTTAATCTTTGACAGTGGAGTGGACCTAAACTACAGTTATGCTTGGATTTTGGGCTCTATCAGCATCGTGTCCCTCCTAGAAGCGTACACTACGCAGATAGACAATCTCCTCTTGCCTCTCTACCTCCTGATATTGCTGATGGCCTAGCTGCTGAGCTGTAGTGATGGAGGAAACGGACATGGGGAGGATGAATGGTCCCCACAGCAGCCAGCCCCTTGGGCATGAAGCACCAAGGGGTGAGAAGCAGATTTGATTTTTCAGTTGATtcagattcaaaataaaaatcaaagctcTCCTGGTTTTAGTTTTTGctgatatataaaaagaaaaaaagggagcaCAACAACACAAAGAACCTGAGTGTGGTGTAGGATTCCCCCCTTCCATTTTGCAATCCTCGGGGGTGTAGGGGGGACCCTGGAGGCAGTGGAGTGTAATGATCACCACCTCAGGTTCTGGAGTCACTATTTAACTGTGTGAGTTGCTTACCCACTCTGGGCCTCAATTCTGCTGTCTGCAAGACGGGAGTAGTAAGAGGCCGCACCTCACAGGTGAGGAGCCAGGGAGGTGAGGTGTGTGAAGGGTCTGGCCCGCAGCCCGTGCATAAGGAACAAATAATAAGGAAAAGGGTCATTACTAGCCAAGGCCAGCCCTCATGTCAGCAAAAAGCCAGGTAAGCCAAGAGTTTTTATGGGTTGTGCTTGGAGACCAGCATGACCTTACTCTCTTGACTACATTTGGAAGAGAACCCAAGAGGAAAGTGCATGTGCTTTCTCCCTGTTGGGCTGAAGGGGAGAGGTGAGATCGTCTTTTGCACATGTGGAAAGACTGGAGGAAGGGTATCTGGCCTGGGCTGACTTCCTGTTTCAGCCAACTCCACTCCTGGCCTCAAGACCTCTGCTGTCTAGCTGAGCGGTGCTGTTGAAGGCCAGGCTGGATGGCACAGGGTCCTTAGCAAGGGGTTCCTCCTGAGAGCCTCTCACACTCCAGTTATGCCCAAatctgtgtttcttctcttggtAAGAAATTAGAGACCAGGGACTGGCGGGGTTTACTGAGAATGGCTCTACTGTGGGGCCCAGGCTCTATCCTTGCTCTCTGTGAGGGCAGAGTCCAGGGCTGCCCCATTCTCCACCGTATCCCCCAATGCCAGCAGAGCCCTACATTGTGGCGAGAGCCCAGTGGACATTTGCCGAGTGCATGGAGCATTTCACATCAGTGGGAAGATAGCATAGTGAGTTGCCTGACAAGGTTCTCTCCTTCTTATACAACCTAACAGGAAGGAGCCTAGATGGAAGACATGAGAACTTTGGCCCACCAAGGCCAGAAGCCAGGAGCAGAGCTCTAGGGATCACTGCCAAGCCCTGTCCCTCAGAAGAACCTATTAAGATATTCCTTTGGGGTTTACAGAAGACTTAAGaaacccttcccttctctctggctgctttctcCTTGCTAAAAGAGGCAGCAAAATGCCAAGGGAGAGCTTTGCCTCACTGATTCCCTGGGTGGGCTGTGGGGAAGGGCTctgtcctctgggcctcagtttacccacaAACAGAGCAGGGACTGAAAATCAAGGTCACAAATTCATATGACTGCTGAGGCCAGGCAGGCAATGCAGAGGATTGGGGACGTGGGAAGCGAGGAGCATAAGAGCCTCCAAGGAGGCTGCTCTGGCTGGGCAACACCACGCTCAGCCGTAGGCCCAGAGTTGCTAACCTGCTCATTCAGGGAAGCTTAGAAACGTGCGCTGTCATGTGAAACCTCccaacttaaaatgttttttgtttttttcgttcgttttttttttttttttaaatatgggcCCCAGACAAAACACATCTGCAGCCccagtttgcttgtttgtttctgaagattttatttatttatttgagagagagtgagcgagaaggagcacgagcagggggagagggagaggaagaagcagaatgcctgctgaatagggagcccgatgggggattcgatcccagaaccatgggatcatgacttgagccgaaggcagacgcttaaccaactgagccacccgggcacccctgcaGTCCCATTTTGTAACCTTTGGGCCAAACCCCGGCTGTGCAGATCTTGAATGTCAACCACGTTGCCCCTACAGAAGGTCTGGGCCATGGAGGCCTTCTCTGGCCCCTTGATGGTACAGGTGGCAAAGCGGGCCCAGAGAGAAgagtcactcagtcagttaagtgtctgccttaggcttgggtcatgatcccaggatcctgggatcgagtcccacatcgggctctactcctcggggagtccgcttctcctctccctctgcctctggctctgcctgtTTGTGGTCTATctatcaaatggataaataaaaatctttaaaaaaaaaaataggggacgcctgggtggctcaggtggttaagcagctgccttcggcttgggtcatgatcccggcgccctgggatcgagtcccatatcgggctccttgctcagcagggagcctgcttctccctctgcctctgcctgcctctctgtctgcctgtgctcactcgctctctccccctctatctctgacaaataaataaataaaatcttttaaaaaaaaaaaaaaaaaaaagaaggtcttgGCCTGGGACCAGAAAACAAGTCTGTCACAAAGCCAGGGCCAGAATCTGGGACTCTATTCCCAGCCCTGGTTTTTTCTCCTCCCTGAGCAAGGAGTACTGGGGAGCAAAGGTTAGAAGCGCTGGCTGAATCGCTAATCTGAACAGCCCCAGGACAGGAACAGGTCACTGAGACTTCCCACACCATGTGTCACCTTCTCCGTCTGTAAACCCAGATGATAAGATCCTCACCGGGAGGTGTGAGGACGCAGTGTGACAACACACTTAAAGCTCTTGGCACGGCAAACGCCCACTGTGTTATTAAAATCGTGCAGACCTCACCAGGCAGGGCTAGGACACCGGGGAAAAGTTTCAGCAGGGCTCTCATCTCGAAAGCAAGGCAGCTTGGGAAAAAGAAGGGTCAAGAAGCTGAATCCAGAAGTTGGTTTTATTGTATGTCTTGTACCATATTAATCTGAATTGCATCTGAGAGGAGAGAACAGTGGGAAGCTAGCAGAGAAGTGGCCAGAATGCTTTCATGGTGAAAGGCTGCCTCCCCTGGGGGAGGcgaggctggggtggggcaggagagaggcagagagagggaggtctCCCGAAAGCCAACCGTCCCACCGGGGGCTCCTGCTGCCCGCTGGCTACCTCCCGCCCTTCTGTCTGCAGGGCTGAAGGGCACAGACTCTGGCAGGAAGAAAGCACAGGGGGACAGATTCGACTTCCCCTTGGCAGCTGGGCAGCTGGCGAGGCGCTGGTACGTGGGGCCCACAGCTTCCCCTAGAGGGGCCAGGCCCAGCCCGGAGAGGGCGCTCAGGTGTACAGTGGGGGAAAAGGCAGCTCAGCTGAGGGCTGGAGCCTGCGGAGAGAGAGATGACCTtgctcccagcctccaggacctCTTCAGGAGCCTGTCCAGGGCATGCGCACACACCCCCTGCCACCTACCAGTTCTCCGGGCTCCAGACAGTGCCCAAGCTCTCCATGAGGTGGAAAGTATAGGCGTGGCGTGAGCGGTCGGAGAGGTTCTTCTCACTCTTGTGTACCACTTCCCCATGAATTAGGACGAGGTCCCCTGGCAGGAATGCAGCAGGTCAGGAGAACACTTGGCAGGGAGGGACAAAggaccctcccccctcccattcccatccTGGAGAGCTCAGGGGCCTGCCCCAGGGTCAGAGGCTGTGCTGCTGGCCGGAGGTCCCCCTGGGACCAAGTCCCTTCTGCTGTGACCTGTGCCCTTGGCAAGCCTTGGCAAGGGCATTCCCCTTCTGCGGTGTTTGTGGAACCAGGCCCAAGTGTCTATATTGTGCCCGGCAGCTGGGACTTCGCTATCAAAAGCTGGGCCGGAGGGCGATTGGGCGGCTccgtggttaagcatctgcctttggctcgagtcatgatcccagggtcctggggcttcccacattgggctccctgctcagccaggagttgcttctccctctgtctcactctctctcaaaaataaataaaatctttaaaaaaaaaaggccaactgGACATCAGGTTGCCCTGTTCTAAAAGGAACGGCCAGCATTGGTTCAGCATCTGCGTTGTGCCCCATCTTCTGTACATCGTCCATCTCACTGACTTCCCCGCTTTACGTTcgggaagactgaggctcagaaagtttCAGTCATTTGGCCGAAGAGACAGCAGAGTCTGGATTCTAGCCTGATCCAGGAGGCCTTCCAGGTAATGGTGCGGCCTTCAGCTTTCCCAGAGCCcatccagccccacctcccagTCTGTGACTTCACGGCCCTCCGGGGAGCTGGGCGTTCCGAGCAAGCACAGAGCCACAGGCACAGCCTTGGGGCCCGCCTCCCTGCCCTCTGCATCCCGCCTACCTCTCCGCGCTGGGGTGGGCACAAAGAGGCTGGCATCCCGGACAGGCTCTGACCCGAGGAAGCTGACGTCAGGCTTCGAGCCATCACTGGTCCGTACCAGCCTTCTTGACACCCCACCTGCAAGCCAAGGTGGAGTCTTCAGCCTCTCTTTTACCCGGGTCTCTCTGCCAGGGAGGGTAGGATACAAGTGGGCAGGGCGAGACAGGTGTCCTTACCGGTATGGGAGCCTGGGATGAACCAGAGGCAGCCGTTCTCCAGAGTGGCATTCTCCAGCGCTATCCACAGGCCCAGCAGCCGGCCCAGCGGCTCCGTGTGCAGGAAGGTGGAGTCCTGGTGAGGGTCGACTGCAACAGGACTGGGCATGAGGAACTTAGCCCACCTCACCTTGGCCTTGTTCCCCACTCCCTGGTGCTCTCAGAACCTTCCGGGGTCAGTAGGAAACACACCGCTTCCCGGCCTGGAGACTCGGGGCACGAGATGTAACCTCTCAAAACTTCCCTttcctgggggtcctgggtggctcagtgggttaagccgctgccttcggctcaggtcatgatctcagggttctgggatcgagtcccgcatccgggctctcggctcagcagggagcctgcttcctcctctctctctctgcctgcctctctgcctagttgtgatttctctctgtcagataaataaataaaatctttaaaaaacaaaacaaaacaccttccCTTTCCTAAATGGTGAAGTGGCCTCGGCAGTAACCTACCTCCTAGGGTGGCTGGAGGCCCCCACAACACAGCGTGTGAAAAGTGTTCAGTACCGGGCCCAACACTGTAATCACTAAAAAGTGGCTGCTGTGGTTTGATTCCAGCCAGGCAACTAAAGGCACCGTCCTGAACCAGAACAAGCACCTCCAGCCACCAGAGGGTCCACCAGGTGGCGTAAGACTGGGCAGTACGGAAAGAGACGAGGGTGTGCGACTGCCCCATCCACATCTCAACCCCCTCCCCGTGATGCTGGGGCCCAGCCAGGACGGAAGACCACTGAACAAGGGACTTCAGGCCACGGATGCtagcctcctttccctccttcccaggaAACTGTGTGTTTTCCAAGCCCCAAACTTGACTTGAACAATCCACACAGACAGTGTCCAGAGGAAGGTGTCCTAACAGCGGGCACTCTGCAGCATTTGGAGGAAGACCAAAGGAGGTGGGGTTGCTAAACTCAGGGAGGGGCTGCTCATCCCTTCGGGAGACTGTCCTTGGGCTGCACGGTAGGAAGAAGTGGGCAGTCCCAAGGCGGCCAACTTGGGCTCATGCAATGAAGGAAAGGTCTGGCTCTGAGGGGCTGAGCCTGTGTCATGGGAGGTATTTAAGCAGAAGTAGATAATCACCCACAAGGGAGGCTATAAAAGTGATCTGTGCATCCAGGGGGTTTGAAATTACAACAGCAATTTCTCTGTTAAATCAGTCCTCcagggaacttgttaaaaatacaggttcatggggcacctgggtagctcagtcagttgagcatttgactcttaatttcagctcatgatcttgggggccGGAGATCCGGCACTAAGTGGGACTCCACAATCAGCAGgaatctgtttctctgtctctctctctctctctctctctctccccctttgctcATCCTTCCActcatgtgtgtttttttttctctccctctcaaataaataaatctttaaaaaagaaaaatacatgtttacaGGTTCTTGCAACCCTACTGACTCAAGAGCTCAGGGACTGGGGCCCCAGAATCTATTTTAACCAGCTAGGAGGTGCTGCCAGGTTCGAGAACCACTATGCCAAGGACTCCAGAACACCCTCCCAATAGACAGTtccaaaaaggaacaaaaggtaGCTTCTCCTTCCTGGCCCAGGCTCTTGCCCATGGACATCTCAGCAAGTGCCATCCCTCCCTCCAGAGACCTGACAACCCCTGATGCCCCAGATGTCCCACCGTGACCCTTGCTGGACCCCATGGCCTGTTCTCAGCTCACCTTCGCCACCAAAGTGAGGTTGCTGCAAGAGAGAAGAAGGGCCGGTGAGGCCAGAGGACGTGGGTTGGAGCAGGGACCACTCTAAGTCCTGGATGCGTTTGCCTCTAAGGATTCCACGCCAGCACCCAGCTATGGAGTCCCACCGTGTGCCAGGCCCAGGAGGGCGGCAGAGAGAAAAACCACCCTGCCCACAGGGTGCTCCGAGTCCGAACACATGCACGCCTCCTGAGAGCAAAGGCAGAAGTGAGGGGTGGCAAGAGAGGCCGGGGCCCAGGCTTGAAGTTAAGCCACTCAGCCCCAGGATCAGAGATGGGTCCCTTTCTTCCCAAGGCAAAACTGGAAGTCGGCTTAGAGCAGGTGGCAGTGAGCTAGGCCTTGAAGCTGGGAGCAGAGCATTTCAATAGcaaaagaagggagaagggaggaatgcctgggtggctcagtcggttaagtgtctgccttcagctcaggtcatgatcccagggtcctaggattgagtcctgcattgggttccctgctcaacagggagcctgcttctccctctccctcagcctgccaatcctcctgcttgttctccctctgtctctgtcaaataaatacataaaatctaaaaaaaaaaaaaaaaaaaaaaggcgggggagAGTCCTGGGgggccccctccttcctccttcctgccaccAAAttttaactgagcacctactaagtgcaAGGCGCCTTACCCCGAGGAGACAGATTTCCCATGTTCTCCTTGCAACTTAGGAATTCCTCAGGGAGGCAGCTTTTGGCCCATGGTAAGGAGGGGCTTAGTATGAGTACTCTGCCCATATTACAGAGGATAAACTGAGGCCTGGGGACGACAGGGAGCTCACCTTGAAGATGTACATGCTCTGCACGATGACCGGCATCTGTAAGCCCAGACTTTTGGCCAAGGCCTGGAAACGGGACAGAGGTCAGACTTCCAGCCTGCCCACACTCACACCTgggccacccccccaccctcgcCCACACCCTCACTCACCTGCACCTTCGGGGAGTGTGTGACACTCCTGAAGACAGGGTCATAGGCATGCAGAGCTGCAGGACAGAGGCAGGCTGACGGGCCAGCCCCTCTGCCCTCGTGCGTCCCCCTGAGCCTGGCCCTGAGCACCCAGACAGGGGCCTTACTATGGCTTCTCACCTGTTTGTACTCATGGAGCTTTCTGCCGGCTCATAACGGAGAGATCGGGCCCCAGCCTGATTCTCGGCCTTGCAGCCATCTGGAAACCTCAATCCAGACCCGATTCAAAGGGATCTGTAACTTGGTAGCGGTCTCGGTCCTGCCACTTACTCTGTGATGCTTCAAGTGACCATTTTCATCTCCtatgaacctcagtttctcctctgtaCCGCAGAACCGGAAGACCAGTCCTGCCTCTCAGGCTGCCCCAAGACTCGAAGGGCTAACACATGCCTGGTCTGGTCGTCTCTTAACTATTGTTGTTGTTACAAAAAGCAAGGGAtagggggcagctggggggctcaatcggttaaacatctgcctccggctcggatcatgatcccagagtcctggaatggagccctgccttgggctccctgctcagcagggagcctgcttctccctctcccactccccctgcttgtgttccctctctcgcggtgtctctctctgtcaaataaataaaataaaatattttttaaaaatagtaaaataaataaataaaactttagaaatgATGGTTGGATATACTTATTGCCACTGAATTTATACTTCAAAATGGTTAGGAtggcaaattttatattatatatattttaccacaattctttttacaaagatttaacaaagaattttttacaaaaattcttTCTACTAGTATGATGTAACTTCAAGTTTAAAAACGAgtgggggggacgcctgggtggctcagttggttaagcagctgccttcggctcgggtcatgatcccagcgtcctgggatcgagtcccgcatcgggctctttgctccacagggagcctgcttctccctctgactctgccttccactctctctgcctgtgcttgcactctctctctctctctgacaaataaaaatctttaaaaaaaaaaaaaattaaaaaaaaaaaaaaacgagtgggggcgcctggtggctcagtcgatggagtgcctgactcttgattttgactcaggtcgtgatctcagggtcctgggatcgaggtctcCCACTCTGCCCCCCCCACAGCCACGATGCCATTCAcactcaatgggaagtctgcttgagattctctctctccctctccccctcctccttctaaataaataaaatctctttctctctctctctaaataaataaaatctttaaaaaaaaaagcggtctgcaaaataaattataatatatgatcctgggggaacaaaaaaaaaagaagacatcctAGCTTCATCTGGGGTCTCAGAATAGGGACCATGCCAACATGTTAGGTACTCCTGAAGGAGGCTCCAGAAAGCAGTAAGGGCCAGGAGCGCCCCAGGCCTGAGGTCTGGATCATCTGCACGGGGATTCAGCTGGCTCCTCTCCCAGGGCTATGTTGGTAGCATCTAGGGTTAGCATCATAAGGCCAGAGCAGCAGGCCCAAAGTGTGAGCTGAAGCCAGAAGTGCCATTTGCTGGGCCACTAACTCTTACAGTGGGCCTTGGGTTAGGCCCCAGGGCTCTTCGGGCCTCAGCTTCCCTGTTTTCTTGCCCCCAGGCACCTGCTTACCGTGGCCAATTTTATTGATGGATTTCTCCGGAGGGACCAGGAAATTTCCTGTAGCACAAGGAACAGGTAAAGACAAAAGAGCTGGAGTCCACCTTCCGCTGGGCAACTGGCCTCGGTGGGGAGCCCTCAGCCCTGGGGGGAGATACCCCAGTCTAGCCCTTCCCAcaccccaggggccccagctccGAACCTTTCTCGTCGAAAACATCTTTCTCAAAGAAGTAGCGAATCTTGTCACCACTGCTCAAGAAATAGTCTTTGTCACCCtggccctggggagaggggatATCAGAGGGACTGAGAGAGCATCACAGGGTCAGAGCTGGGGCTGGCCAAGAGGCAAGAGGATTCTCATGCTTCCCAACCGCCCAGAAGTAAGTTCTCAAACTCATCTACTGAGGC encodes:
- the DOLK gene encoding dolichol kinase — translated: MTRVHAPPASATGAPLSGSVLAESAVVFAVVLSIHATVWDRYSWCAVALAVQAFYVQYKWDRLLQQGSAVFQFRMSANSGLLPASMVMPLLGLVMKERCQSVGNPYFERFGIVVAATGMAVALFSSVLALGITRPVPTNTCVISGLAGGVIIYIMKHSLSVGEVIEVLEVLLIFVYLNMILLYLLPRCFTPGEALLVLGGISFMLNQLIKRSLTVVESQGDPVDFFLLVVVVGMVLVGIFFSTLFVFMDSGTWASSIFFHLMTCVLGLGVVLPWLHRLIRKNPLLWLLQFLFQTETRVYLLVYWSLLAILACLVVLYQNAKRSSSESKKHQAPTITRKYFHFIVVATYIPGIIFDRTLLYVAATICLAVFIFLEYVRYFRIKPLGHTLRSLLSLFLDERDSGPLILTHIYLLLGMSLPIWLVPRPCTQKGSLGGARALVPYAGVLAVGVGDTVASIFGSTMGEIHWPGTKKTFEGTMTSIFAQIISVALILIFDSGVDLNYSYAWILGSISIVSLLEAYTTQIDNLLLPLYLLILLMA
- the PHYHD1 gene encoding phytanoyl-CoA dioxygenase domain-containing protein 1 encodes the protein MSCLNPSQLQKFQEDGFLVLEGFFSADECAVMQQRIGKLVADMDVPVHCRIEFSTREEGQLRTKGQGDKDYFLSSGDKIRYFFEKDVFDEKGNFLVPPEKSINKIGHALHAYDPVFRSVTHSPKVQALAKSLGLQMPVIVQSMYIFKQPHFGGEVDPHQDSTFLHTEPLGRLLGLWIALENATLENGCLWFIPGSHTGGVSRRLVRTSDGSKPDVSFLGSEPVRDASLFVPTPARRGDLVLIHGEVVHKSEKNLSDRSRHAYTFHLMESLGTVWSPENWLQPSAELPFPPLYT